In Anaerolineales bacterium, one DNA window encodes the following:
- a CDS encoding four helix bundle protein — translation MTVMNLDKLEVWTRAKDFALAVYKEVVPHLPADEKWNLTQQLKRAAQSIPANIAEGHGRFHYLDNVRFCYIARGSLTEIQSHISLAYELGYVSREMYERMTIYAESIGKQLNNYIAYLKRSKQGEKEFPAGYTVREEPELYILDDPDEDAQNH, via the coding sequence ATGACCGTTATGAATCTGGATAAATTGGAAGTGTGGACGAGGGCGAAAGACTTTGCCCTGGCGGTGTACAAGGAAGTTGTGCCACATTTACCAGCCGACGAGAAATGGAATTTAACTCAACAACTGAAACGCGCTGCACAAAGCATCCCCGCCAATATTGCCGAAGGGCATGGGCGTTTCCATTATCTTGATAATGTCCGTTTTTGTTACATTGCCCGCGGGTCCCTGACCGAAATTCAGAGCCATATCTCGCTTGCTTATGAACTGGGCTATGTGTCAAGGGAGATGTATGAAAGAATGACAATCTACGCCGAGTCAATTGGAAAACAACTCAATAACTATATCGCCTACCTCAAACGCTCCAAACAGGGAGAAAAAGAATTTCCGGCAGGTTATACTGTTCGAGAAGAGCCTGAACTTTATATTCTTGATGATCCAGACGAAGACGCCCAAAACCATTAA